TGCGCCGGCCGCCGCAGCCACCGTCCGTCGCGCCAGCGCACCGCGCCCGCGGTGACCCGTCCGCCCGCGTCGCGGACCGCATCACCCAGGCCGATCTCGTCGAGCGCGGCCAGCGCATTGGGCCAGATGCTGATCCCGGCGCCGGAAGAGGTGTCGGTGCGTTCCTCCAGCAGGGTCACGTCGTGGCCGCCCCGCTGCAGCGCTATCGCGGTCGCCAGCCCCGCGATGCCGGCCCCGATCACCAGGATTCGCTTGGGCATTCGTCGAACCTAACGGCTTACGGGCGCTCACCCCAACCGCATTTCCGCCGCCCGCGATGCCGCGTCCCGGAACTCGGCGGTGTGCTACCAACGGGGCATGCCCGCGACGACACCGGATGCACCCGCTACTCCGTTCTCTGATCTCGACGACTACCTGGCCCTGCCGCGCGTCGCGGGGCTCGCGGTCAGCCCGGACGGCTCCCGCGTGGTCACCACGATCGCCGAACTGAACGACAAGCGCACCGAGTACCGCACCGCGGTGTGGGAACTCGACCCGGCCGGTCGGCGCCCGGCGCGCCGGCTGACCCGCGGCGGCCGGGGCGAGTCCGCGCCGACGTTCACCGCCGACGGGGATCTGCTGTTCCTCAGCTCGCGGCCGACCGAGGACGACGACGAACCGCCGACGGCGCTGTGGCGGCTACCGGCGGCGGGCGGCGAGGCGTTCGAGGTGCTCGCACTGCCCGGCGGTGTCGACGCGGTGCGTGCCGCCCGCGCGGGAACGACCACCGTGGTCTCCGCCGGGCTGCTGCCGTCGGCCCGCACCATCGCCGACGAGCGTCGCCTGCGCGATCTGCGCAAGGACAACAAGGTCACCGCGGTGCTGCACACCGGTTACCCGGTGCGGCACTGGGACACCGACCTCGGGCCCGGCCGGCCGCACCTGCTGCGCGTCCCGGCCGCCGGCGACGAACCCGCCGACCTCACCCCGACACCGGGTGCTGCCCTCTACGAGGCCGATTTCGACGTCAGCCCCGACGGCCGCTTCGTCGTGACCACCTGGCAGGTACCCGCCCCCGGGGCGGCGCGGCGCTCGGTGCTCATGCGGGTGGACACCGCCACCGGTGAGCGCACCGTGATCGCCGACGAACCCGAGGCCGACCTGTTCGCCCCGGCGATCGCGCCGGACGGTTCGGCGGTGGCCTACCTGCGCGAGACCTGGTCCACACCCGCGAAAGCGCCGCGAATCACGTTGTGCTGCCTACGTTTCGGCCATGGACACGCCGAGCTGACGGGGGACTGGGACCGCTGGCCGTCGTCGGTGGTGTGGTCGGCCGACGGCACGGCACTGATCGTCACCGCCGATCAGGACGGCCGCGCCCCGCTGTTCCGGGTTGATCCGGACACCGGGTCGGTGACGCAGCTGACCTTCGACGACTTCGCCTACACCGACGTGTGCGCCGCACCCGGCGGCGTGCTCTTTGCCCTGCGCAGCTCGTACGCCGCGCCGCCGCATCCGGTGCGGATCGATCCCGACGGGGCGGTGACCGCGTTGCCGGGTGTCGACCTGCCGGCGCTGCCCGGCACATTGACCGAGCTCACCGCCACCGCTCCGGACGGTGCTCGGGTGCGGTCGTGGCTGGTCCTGCCGCAGCGGACGGATCCGGCGCCGCTGCTGCTGTGGATTCACGGTGGGCCGTTGAGCAGCTGGAACTGCTGGTCATGGCGGTGGAACCCGTGGCTGCTGGCCGCTCGCGGCTATGCGGTGTTGCTGCCCGACCCGGGACTGTCCACCGGCTACGGGCAGGACTTCGTGCAGCGCGGCTGGGGGGCCTGGGGTGCCGCCCCGTACCAGGACCTGATGGCCGCCACCGATGCGGCCTGCGCGGACCCGCGGATCGACGCCGACCGCACCGCCGCGATGGGCGGTTCGTTCGGCGGCTACATGGCCAACTGGGTGGCCGGACACACCGACCGGTTCCGTGCCATCGTCACCCACGCCAGCCTGTGGGCGCTCGACCAGTTCGGTGCCACCACCGACGGTGCCTACTACTGGGCGCGGGAGATGACCGCCGAGATGGCGGCCGCCAATTCCCCGCACCGTCACGTCGCCGAGATCCGCACCCCGATGTTGGTGATCCACGGCGACAAGGACTACCGGGTGCCGATCGGCGAGGCGCTGCGGCTGTGGTACGAACTGCTGACCGCGTCGGGACTGCCCGCGGACGAGGACGGAACCAGCCCGCATCAGTTCCTGTATTTCCCGTCCGAGCACCACTGGGTGCTCAGCCCGCAGCACGCCAAGATCTGGTACCAGGTGGTGACCGCGTTCCTGGACCGGCACGTCCTCGGGCGGGACACGACGCTGCCGGAAACGCTCGGGTAGCGTCGCGGATATGAGCGGACCCGAAATGGAACGAGACCGTGAGTTCGACATCGTCCTGTACGGGGCAACCGGTTTCGTCGGCCGACTGACGGCCCAGTACCTGGCCGGGGCGGGCGACTCGGCCCGCATCGCGCTCGCGGGCCGCTCGGAGGAGCGGCTAGGGGCGGTCCGGGAATCGTTGGGCGACAAGGCGAAAGACTGGCCGTTGCTCACTGCCGATGCGTCACGGCCGGAGACGCTGACAGCCATGGCGGCCCGCACCCGGGTGGTGGTGACCACCGTCGGCCCGTACGCCCGCTACGGGTTGCCGCTGGTCGCGGCGTGTGCGGAGGCCGGAACCGACTACGCCGACCTCACCGGCGAGGTGCCGTTCATCCGGGAGAGCATCGACCGGTACCACAAACAGGCCGTCGACACCGGTGCGCGGATCGTGCACGCCTGCGGATTCGATTCCATCCCCTCGGATCTCACCGTGTTCGCGCTCTACCGGCAGGCGCAGGCCGACGGTGCGGGGGAGTTGACGGTCACCGATCTTCTGGTGCGCTCCTTCGCCGGCGGCGTGTCCGGCGGCACCGCGGCGTCGATGACCGAGGTGTTGCGCACCGCGGCGCGCGACCCGCAGTTGCGCCAGGCGATGAACGATCCGTACACGCTCAGCCCCGACCGCGGCGCCGAACCCGAGTTCGGCGCCCAACCCGACCTGCGGTGGCGCCGCGGCGCGCAGATCGCCCCCGAACTCGACGGGTACTGGGTGGCGCCGTTCGTGATGGCGGTGGTCAACACCCGGATCGTGCGGCGCAGCAACGCCCTGCTGGGCTACGCCTACGGACGGCGCTTCGAATACGGGGAACAGATGAGCGTCGGACGATCGGTCCTGGCGCCGGCCGCCGCCGCCCTGGCCGCCGCGGGCAACATCGCCGCGGCGGAGCTGGGCAGCCGCTTCCTGGACAAGGTGCCGGACCGGCTCATCGAACGAGTGCTGCCCAAGCCCGGGACCGGGCCCAGCGAACGGGTGCGGGAGCGCGGGCACTACACGGTGGACACCTACACCGTCACCACCACCGGCGCCCGGTACCGCGCCACCATGTCCCAGCAGGGCGACCCTGGCTACAAGGCCACCTCGGTGCTGCTGGGGGAGAGCGCGCTGGCGCTGGCGCTCGACCGCGACCGGCTCTCCGACCTGCGCGGGGTGCTGACCCCGGCCGCGGCAATGGGCGACGCACTGCTCGCCCGGTTCCCCGGCGCGGGAGTGTCGCTGCAGGTCAGCAGGTTGGACTGAACCGGCGGGCGAACGTCTGTGTGGTGCGGGCCGCTGTACTAGGGTCGTCACGGTAACCCGACTGGCACCCATACGTCGGGCATCGGGCCAGCACCGAGGCCAGACGTATCCGAGCGACGAAAGCGGCGAGCCATGGCAAACCTTGAGGAACTGTTCGCACAAATCCCGATCGCAGACCTCGCCGCGCGGCTGGGCGTTGACGAGGCCGAGGTGAACAACGCGGTCCGCACGCTGGTCCCGGCCCTGGTGGGCGGAATGGCCCAGAACGTCCACGACGACGACATCGACTCCTCCGACCTGGAGTCCTCCGTCGCCGAACAGGGCTCGAGCAGCCTGCTCGACGGTGGCGTCGACATCGATCAGGTCGACACCGACCAGGGCGACCGGTACGTGGCCCGCATCTTCGACGGCGTCGACAGCAAGCAGTTGGCGTCCGCGCTGGCCGGTGGCGGCCAGAACAGCGAGTTGATCCAGAAGCTGCTACCGATCATCACGCCCATCGTGCTGGCCTATATCGGCAAGCAGCTGACGAAGGGCAGCGTGTCCGGCGGGGCCGAGCAGGCCAGTTCGGGCGGGGGCGGGCTCGCCGACATTCTGGGCACCATACTCGGCGGCGTCAGCGAGGGCGTCGGTGACAACCCGCTCGGCAGCATCCTGGGCAGTGTGCTCGGCGGCGACAAGGGCGGCGGCCTCGGCAGCATCCTCGGCGGGTTGTTCGGCAAGAAGAAATAGGTAAGGCCGCCAAGAAGCAGCACCGCGCCGTGGGCTGGTGAACACCACCGGCCCACGGCGCGTTCTTGTCTCGGGCACGGGGCCTGGCCGACCCCGTTTTTCGTGAGGTTTCAAACGCCTGAGACATCGTCATCACATTGTTGAAACGCAACGCTGGTTTCCTGTCAGTCAAACCTGTCAACCACAAGTGTCCAACTGGCGGAGGAACTGCGAATGGGCCCTGCCCTCGAGCTGACCAGCGTGCCGCCTTGGACCGTCACTCCCACGCAGCCGCCGGCCGACGTGTCGGGCCGCAGCTGGGCGATCGTGGCGTTCGGGGACGACACCGAGTCGGTGGTCTCGACGTGGAGCGAACAACTCGCCGCGGCGTATCCGGACCAACAGCCACGGGTGTACCGGGTTGGCGACGACGCCGAGGCCGCCGCCGCGCTGACCAATGAGCTGGCCACCGCGGTGGTGGGCTGGCGGCTGATGGTGGCCGGCCCGGCGGCCGCCTGCCTGCGGTTGCGGGCCCGGGCACTGGCGCGCGGGGTGGCCGAGGACGAGATCACGATCGCGACCACCGACGTGGCCATCCGCGACGTGCAGTGTGTGCACTGCCGCACCGTCACCACTGCCGCCGTCGGCATCGAAGACACCGTCGAATGCTCGGGCTGCGGCCGAAACCTGCTGGTGTACTACCACGTTTCGCGGCTGCAGGGCGCGCACCTCGGGTTCATGGTCGACGCCGAACGGCTGCCCGAGGAGGTGGCGTCGCGATGAGCGATTTGCAGCTGGAGGTGGTCGGGATCGTCGACGAGCCGGGCGATATCCGCACGCTGACCCTGGCCCGGCCGGACCGGGCGCCGCTGCCGTCGTTCACCCCCGGCAGCCACATCGTGATCGCCTGTGGAGACCCGGACCATCCGCGGCCCAACGCCTACTCGCTGACCGGCGACAACATCGAACCCGACGCCTACACGGTGTCGGTCCTGTTGTGCCCGGACGGTTCCGGGGGCTCGCGCTGGATTCACGAGCGGCTGTCGGTCGGTGACCTCGTCACCGTGACCGGGCCGCGCAGCGCCTTCGCGCCGGTGTTGCGCGCCCGGCGTCACCTGTTGGTGGCCGGCGGAATCGGGGTCACCCCGATGATTTCGCATCTGCGTGCCGCGCGGATGTGGGGCCGTGACGCGCGCCTGTACTACATACACCGCGAGGGCCGCGGCAGCTACGTCGACGAGATCAAGGCGCTCACCGACGACGCGCACATCTTCACCGAGCGCGAGTCGTTCTACGCCGAGCTGCTGCCGGCACTGGCCGAACAACCGCTGGGCACCCATCTGTACGTGTGCGGACCGAGCGGATTCATGGACCAGGTGATCGCCGCGGCGAAGGACGCCGGCTGGCCGGAGAGCCGGATCCACCTGGAGCGCTTCGGAATCGATGCCCTCGATCCGGGTGAGCCGTTCGAGGTGAAGCTGGCATCCACCGGTGAGACGTTCACCGTCGAATCCGGGGTGTCGCTGCTGGAGGCGCTGGAGAAGCGGGGTCACAAGATCCCCAACCTGTGCCGCCAGGGCGTGTGCGGCGAATGCCGGATCCCGGTGTCCGCCGGCGAGATCAACCACCGTGACCTGTATCTGACCGACGAGGACAAGGCTGCCGGCGACTCGCTGATGTGCTGCGTGTCGCGGGCGGCGGGCGACCGATTGGAGTTGGCACTGTGACCCTCACCCCCGAACTCGTCTCGGCACCGGACCTGGTGACCGAGTTCCCGTTCCCGTTCACCGACGACGTCTACCGCTACAGCACCAACGTCGAACCCGCTCGCGGCGAGGTCCGCACCCCGGTCGGGTCGTGGGGCGCCCGGGTGGTGCACATCGACAGCGAATACGAGCACGAACTGGCGCTGCGCCAACAGATCCTGGAGGCCGACCCCACCCGGTACGCGGTGCTGCCGCACATGCGGCCGGCCTGCTGGGACGCCATGCTGTTCCTGATGCGCGAGCTCGCGGCCGGGTATCCGGACGTCATGTCGCTGACCGGCCGCGGCCGGAACTTCCACTGGCGCAACGATCGGCTCGGTATCGACCAGCATTTCGTGCTCGGCGACGAGTCCACGCTGCCCGCCGAACCCCTGGCCTACATCGGTTCCCAGGTGCAGGACGACATCGTGCTGCTCGACCAGCGCGACGGTGATCTGTTCGGCGACGCCGGGGTGGTGACCTTCGCGGCGGACTGGTCGTTCGGTTTCGACGTCGGCATGACGTTTCTGGAGATCCACGGTCCGGTGCCGCGACTGCGCCAGACCGGGGTGATCACCCGCGCCCGACAGTTCCTGATGCGGCTGCAGCCCAACGAGATCTACCGGCGCACCAACTGGACGCTGACCGTGCGGCGGCGGTTGGACGTGTCGACCGAGCTGTACCACGAGTGGGGGCCGGACCGGCCGCTGATGGGTGTGGTCGACGACGAGACCTTCGGCCGCATGGTGCATCTGCGGGTGGAGGTGCAGCACCTCATCCGGCTGCCCGACTCCGGGGCGATCTGCTTCCTGATCCGCACCTACATGCTGCCGTTCGCCGATCTCGCGACGGTCGAACCATGGCGGCGGCGCGCAGCCGCGGTGCTGGCCGAGTTGCCGGAGGACATGGCCGAGTACAAGGGTTTCATCTCCTACCGCGATCGCGCGGTCGCCTGGCTGAACTCCCGCGCCCCCGAAGCGAGCTGACCCGCGTGAGAAGGGCCCCGGGGCGGCAGCCCCGGGGTCCATACTTTTTGCCCGCGAGCAGACGCGTACACCCCCGATCTGTTACGGATTCGGGGGTTTTCGTGTCTGCTCGCCGAGGGTTTGGTGAGCGGGTCGGCCGGGTTACCGGCTCACCCCTTGCCCGCGAGCAGACGCGTACACCCCCATTTGGCCCGGGATTTGGGGGAGTTTGCGTCTGCTCGCGGAGAAAAGTGCGCACGAGAAAAGCCCCCGGGCCGGGGCCCGGGGGCTTTCCCGTTGGTACCACCGGTCAGTACGGCGTCGGCTCGCCCTCGGCGGCCGGGCCGCGTTCGGTGATCGGCTCGTTCCGCACGATAGCGCGGTAGGCGTGGTTCTCGTGCTGGATCATGCGGGCGAAGAACCCGACGAACAGCAGCACCGCCACGATGATCGCGGCCCAAACCCCGACGGAGTAACCGCCGAAGGTGAACACCACGCCGGGGTCGTCCCAGTTGTCGATCGGGCTGAACATCTCACTTCACCTCCGAGCTCGCGGCCGCGACCATCGGCGCGGCCCCGTTGCCGTTGAGCGCTGCCTTGCCGGTCACCGGGATGCCCTCCGGGTACGGGGTGGCGGGCACCTCGGACAGGTCCAGGCCCTGCTCCTCGACCTCCGGCGGGATCCGCAGCAGGTGCAGCTTCTTGAGCAGCAGCGACAGCAGGTACGTCGGGACGAACCCGAGCGCGGCGAACACCAGCATGCCGATCAGCTGCCCCCAGAACGTGATCGGCGAGTAACCGTCGAGGTTCGGGTAGCCGTGCATGAAGATGCCGACCATCACCAGCGCGTAGGCGCCGGTGCCGCCGTGCACGGTCACCGCGGCGACCACGTCGTCGATGCGGAACTTCTCCAGCAGCTTGCCCACATAGGGGATCAGGCCGCCGCCGACCATCGCGACGATGAAGCCGAGCGCCGGGTGGTACAGGTCCAGACCCGGTGCCACCGAGATGACGCCGGCCAGGCCACCCGAGATCGTCCAGAACGGCTCGCCCTTCGAGGTGACGTAGGCCCCGATGATGCCGCCCGCCAGTCCCATGAGCGTGTTGAACGCGAACGCCGACAGGTTGGTCGGGGTGCCGTAGATGGTGGTGTAGCCGTTCGGTCCGTAGATCGCACAGCCCATCAGGAAGCCGAAGAAGCCGGTGAAGATCAGAAACAGGCCGAGCATGGTCAGCGGGAGATTGTGCGGCGGAATGGTGACCGCGGTGCCGTCGGGCTTGAACCGCCCGATGCGCGGACCGAGGTTGATCAACAGGCCCAGGGCGGCGAACCCGGCGATCATGTGCACGCACCCGGCCGCGCCGACGTCATGGAAGCCCAGTTTGGTGAGCATCCAGCCGGCGCCGTGCCAGCCCCACGCCGCACCGATGATCCACACCACCGATCCGACGAACACGGTGAGGATGAGGAAACCGCTGGTGCGGATGCGTTCGAGCACCGCTCCCGACATGATCGAGCCGGTGGTCGCGGCGAACAGCGCGAACGCTCCCCAGAAGATGCCGCTGGCGGGATCCTCGATGTTCGGCCCCATGTTGTCGCTCCACGGCAGAGCGGCCTTGGCGGCGTCGTTGAATTCGATGAAGCCGCTGGGCATCGCGTTGTAGAGGAACCAGCCGACGAAATAGAAGCCAACGACGATGGTGGCGAACGCCAACAGATTCTTCATCGCGGTGGCCAGCACGTTCTTCGACCGTGACGCCCCGACCTCGTAGGCGAGGAAGCCTGCGTGGATCAGCATCATCAGGCCGATGGACATCCAGTAGAAGAACTCGTTGTTTACCGCGGTCATGGCCTCGACCGCGTCTTCGACTTCCGGTGGCACGCACACCTCCGCGCGTTTCTTAGCAGTGTTCGGTGGGTACTGACGGTGTACCGAGGATGACGCTAACCCCGGACCTGTGTCCGGCCGGTCACCGCGCGTAAACATCCGGTGACGTTCTGTGTCGCGTCGGGATCCGCCCATGTCACGGGCCTTGTTCGGGCAGCGGGCCGGGCTCGCGGAACCGGCCCGGGGGTGTGGCCGAACCGGCGACTCGCCGCCGGTGTCGGCCCCGTCACGCGGGCGGCTGCCCCCGTCGGGCCGTTTCGAGGTCACGATCTGCGGCTTCCTAGAATGTGGCGGTGACCGCCAGCCCGAACCGTGATCCGCAATCGCTGCCCAAGACGTGGGACCCGAGCGCGGTAGAGGCCGAGTTGTACCAGGGCTGGGTCCGGGCCGGTTACTTCACCGCCGACCCAACGAGCGACAAGCCCGCGTACACGATCGTGCTGCCGCCGCCGAACGTGACGGGCAGCCTGCACATGGGCCATGCGCTCGACCACACCCTGATGGACGCGCTCACCCGGCGCAAGCGCATGCAGGGCTACGAGGTGCTGTGGCTGCCCGGCACGGACCACGCCGGCATCGCCACCCAGGTGGTGGTGGAAAAGCAGCTCGCCGCCGAGGGCAAGACCAAAGAGGACGTTGGCCGTGAGGGCTTCATCGAGCGCGTCTGGCGGTGGAAGAACGAGTCCGGCGGCACCATCGCCGAGCAGATGCGCCGCATCGGCGACGGCGTGGACTGGAGTCGCGACCGGTTCACCATGGACGAGGGCCTGTCGCGGGCGGTGCGCACCATTTTCAAGCGGCTCTACGACGCCGGCCTGATCTACCGGGCCGAACGGTTGGTGAACTGGTCGCCGGTGCTGCAGACCGCGATCAGCGACCTCGAGGTCAAGTACGAGGACGTCGAGGGTGAGCTGGTGTCGTTCCGCTACGGGTCGATGAACGACGACGAGCCGCACATCGTCGTCGCCACCACCCGGATCGAGACGATGCTCGGCGACACCGCGATCGCGGTGCATCCCGACGACGAACGCTACAAGCACCTGGTCGGCAGGAAGCTGCCGCACCCGTTCCTGGATCGGGAACTGATCATCGTCGCCGACGAGCACGTCGACCCCGAATTCGGGACCGGCGCAGTCAAAGTCACTCCGGCGCACGACCCCAACGACTTCGAGATCGGCCTGCGGCACAACCTGCCGATGCCGACGATCATGGACGAGCGGGCCCGGATCGCCAACACCGGAACGCAGTTCGACGGCATGGACCGGTTCGAGGCGCGGGTCAAGGTGCGCGAGGCGCTGGCCGCCCAGGGCCGCATCGTCGAGGAGAAGCGGCCCTACATCCACTCGGTCGGCCACTCCGAGCGCAGCGGCGAGCCGATCGAACCGCGGTTGAGCATGCAGTGGTGGGTCAAGGTCGAGGCGCTTGCCAAGGCGGCCGGCGACGCGGTGCGCAACGGTGAGACCGTGATTCACCCGAAGAGTCTGGAGCCGCGCTGGTTCGCCTGGGTCGACAACATGCACGACTGGTGCATCTCGCGCCAGCTGTGGTGGGGGCATCGCATCCCGATCTGGCACGGCCCCAACGGCGAAACCGTGTGCGTCGGGCCCGACGAGACGCCGCCGGAGGGCTGGGAGCAGGATCCCGACGTCCTGGACACCTGGTTCTCCTCGGCGCTGTGGCCGTTCTCGACGCTGGGCTGGCCGGAGGCGACCCCGGAACTGGAGAAGTTCTATCCGACCACCGTGTTGGTGACCGGGTACGACATCCTGTTCTTCTGGGTGGCCCGGATGATGATGTTCGGCACCTTCGTCGGCAACGACCCGGCCATCACCCTCGGCGGCAAACGCGGCCCGCAGGTGCCGTTCAAGAACGTGTTCCTGCACGGCCTGATCCGCGACGAGCACGGCCGCAAGATGAGCAAGTCGCGCGGCAACGGCATCGACCCGCTGGACTGGGTGGAGAAGTACGGCGCCGACGCGCTGCGGTTCACGCTGGCCCGTGGTGCCAGCCCGGGCGGGGACCTGTCGATCGGTGACGACCACGCCCGTGCGTCGCGCAACTTCGCCACCAAGCTGTTCAATGCGACCCGGTTCGCGCTGCTCAACGGTGCGGCGCCGGCGCCGCTGCCGGACGCCGGCGAGCTCACCGACGCCGACCGGTGGATCCTCGGCCGGATGGAGCAGGTGCGCGCCGAGGTCGACGAGGCGTTCGAGGCCTACGAGTTCAGCCGCGCCTGTGAGGCGTTGTACCACTTCGCGTGGGACGAGTTCTGCGACTGGTACGTCGAGCTGGCCAAGGTCCAACTCGGCCAGGGGATCACGCACACCACCGCGGTGCTGGCCGCGGTGCTCGACACGCTGCTCAAGCTGCTGCACCCGGTGATGCCGTTCGTCACCGAGACGTTGTGGAAGCAGCTGACCGGCGGCGAGTCGCTGGTGATCGCCGAGTGGCCCAAGCCCTCCGGCTTCACCCTGGATCCCGTTGCCGCACAGCGGATCGCCGACATGCAGAAGCTCATCACCGAGGTCCGGCGGTTCCGCAGCGATCAGGGCCTCAACGATCGGCAGAAGGTGCCTGCGCGGCTGTCGGACACCGCGGCGGCCGACGTCGAGGCGCAGCTGCCCGCCGTCGCGGCGCTGGCGTGGCTGACCGAACCGGACGACACGTTCAGCCCGTCGGCGGCTGTCGAGGTGCGGCTGTCGCAGGGCACCGTGGTGGTGGAGTTGGACACCCGGGGCAGCGTCGACATCGCCGCCGAACGGCGCCGGCTGGAGAAGGATCTGGCGGCCGCGCAGAAGGAGCTGGCCGGCACCGAGAGCAAGCTCAGCAACGAGGCGTTCCTGGCCAAGGCCCCGGCGGAGGTGGTCGAGAAGATCCGGAAGCGCCGTGACGTGGCTCGCGAAGAGGTCGATCGCATCACCGCCCGCCTGGCGGCGCTCGGGCAATGACGTGATGACACCGAAGAGCACGCCGTGACGGATTCGGGACCGACCCCCGACGAGATCGCGGCCATGCTGCAGGTCGAGCACCTGCTCGACCAGCGCTGGCCGGAGACGAAGCTGGAACCCAGCACCGCGCGCATCGCCGCGCTGATGGAGATGCTCGGTTCCCCGCAGCGCGGCTATCCGTCGATCCACATCGCCGGCACCAACGGCAAGACGTCGGTGGCGCGGATGGTTGACGCGCTGCTGCGGGCGCTGCACCGGCGCACCGGGCGCACC
The window above is part of the Mycolicibacterium hassiacum DSM 44199 genome. Proteins encoded here:
- a CDS encoding valine--tRNA ligase encodes the protein MTASPNRDPQSLPKTWDPSAVEAELYQGWVRAGYFTADPTSDKPAYTIVLPPPNVTGSLHMGHALDHTLMDALTRRKRMQGYEVLWLPGTDHAGIATQVVVEKQLAAEGKTKEDVGREGFIERVWRWKNESGGTIAEQMRRIGDGVDWSRDRFTMDEGLSRAVRTIFKRLYDAGLIYRAERLVNWSPVLQTAISDLEVKYEDVEGELVSFRYGSMNDDEPHIVVATTRIETMLGDTAIAVHPDDERYKHLVGRKLPHPFLDRELIIVADEHVDPEFGTGAVKVTPAHDPNDFEIGLRHNLPMPTIMDERARIANTGTQFDGMDRFEARVKVREALAAQGRIVEEKRPYIHSVGHSERSGEPIEPRLSMQWWVKVEALAKAAGDAVRNGETVIHPKSLEPRWFAWVDNMHDWCISRQLWWGHRIPIWHGPNGETVCVGPDETPPEGWEQDPDVLDTWFSSALWPFSTLGWPEATPELEKFYPTTVLVTGYDILFFWVARMMMFGTFVGNDPAITLGGKRGPQVPFKNVFLHGLIRDEHGRKMSKSRGNGIDPLDWVEKYGADALRFTLARGASPGGDLSIGDDHARASRNFATKLFNATRFALLNGAAPAPLPDAGELTDADRWILGRMEQVRAEVDEAFEAYEFSRACEALYHFAWDEFCDWYVELAKVQLGQGITHTTAVLAAVLDTLLKLLHPVMPFVTETLWKQLTGGESLVIAEWPKPSGFTLDPVAAQRIADMQKLITEVRRFRSDQGLNDRQKVPARLSDTAAADVEAQLPAVAALAWLTEPDDTFSPSAAVEVRLSQGTVVVELDTRGSVDIAAERRRLEKDLAAAQKELAGTESKLSNEAFLAKAPAEVVEKIRKRRDVAREEVDRITARLAALGQ